A genome region from Hevea brasiliensis isolate MT/VB/25A 57/8 chromosome 9, ASM3005281v1, whole genome shotgun sequence includes the following:
- the LOC110658657 gene encoding DCD domain-containing protein NRP-B, translating to MENNQQSFWQFSDQLRVHTSNFANLSLNDSIWSNSYGAKRPNERRNFDTRVGGELNSVINSKSKESDLNNGFNDGWKIGASVGATKDLNGWKIGASGAVTADLNGFNDGWKMGSSGAATADLNGINDGWKMGSIGAATADLNGFEDGWKIGSRGGATTDLNGFNDGWKIGSSVNSYGLGPIGQVGGGSQKNAGINGGFNKGIYSKNNYNNNLNVHVKGNKNKGEDDYGGKVGKKNSNKKNNGDSNNNNDSKDKQSAVDKRFKTLPPSESLPRNETVGGYIFVCNNDTMQENLKRQLFGLPPRYRDSVRAITPGLPLFLYNYSTHQLHGIFMAASFGGTNIDPLAWEDKKCPGESRFPAQVRVVTRKICEPLEEDSFRPILHHYDGPKFRLELNIPEALSLLDIFEEQNP from the exons ATGGAGAATAACCAGCAATCATTTTGGCAATTCAGTGATCAGTTGAGGGTACATACTTCAAACTTTGCAAATCTTTCACTCAACGACTCAATATGGAGCAATTCTTATGGGGCAAAGAGGCCAAATGAGAGGAGGAATTTTGATACAAGAGTTGGAGGTGAATTGAATTCTGTTATCAATTCTAAGTCAAAAGAGTCTGATTTGAACAATGGTTTCAATGATGGGTGGAAGATAGGAGCTAGTGTTGGTGCTACTAAGGATTTGAATGGGTGGAAGATAGGAGCTAGCGGTGCTGTTACTGCGGATTTGAATGGTTTCAATGATGGGTGGAAGATGGGATCAAGTGGTGCTGCTACTGCGGATTTGAATGGTATCAATGATGGGTGGAAGATGGGATCAATTGGTGCTGCTACTGCGGATTTGAATGGTTTCGAGGATGGGTGGAAGATAGGATCTAGAGGTGGTGCTACGACGGATTTGAATGGATTTAACGATGGGTGGAAGATAGGATCTAGTGTTAACAGTTATGGACTTGGACCTATTGGTCAAGTTGGTGGTGGATCTCAGAAGAATGCTGGGATCAATGGTGGGTTTAACAAGGGGATTTATTCAAAGAATAATTATAACAATAACCTCAATGTTCATGTGAAGGGCAATAAGAACAAGGGAGAGGACGATTATGGAGGCAAAGTTGGGAAGAAGAATAGTAACAAGAAGAACAATGGTGATAGTAACAACAATAATGATAGCAAGGATAAGCAAAGTGCTGTTGACAAGAGGTTTAAGACACTGCCACCATCAGAATCACTGCCTAGGAATGAAACTGTTGGTGGCTATATCTTTGTTTGTAACAACGATACTATGCAAGAGAATCTCAAGAGGCAGCTCTTTG GTTTGCCTCCACGTTACCGAGATTCAGTGAGGGCGATCACTCCAGGCCTTCCCCTTTTCCTCTACAACTACTCCACCCACCAACTCCATGGAATCTTTATG GCTGCAAGTTTTGGAGGAACAAACATTGATCCATTAGCCTGGGAGGACAAGAAATGCCCTGGAGAATCACGCTTTCCAGCTCAG GTGAGAGTTGTTACAAGGAAAATTTGCGAGCCACTGGAAGAGGACTCCTTCAGGCCAATTCTCCACCACTATGATGGCCCCAAGTTTAGGCTTGAACTCAACATTCCAGAG GCACTGTCTCTCCTGGACATATTCGAAGAACaaaacccttga